One genomic region from Antedon mediterranea chromosome 3, ecAntMedi1.1, whole genome shotgun sequence encodes:
- the LOC140044044 gene encoding uncharacterized protein, with the protein MDEKVLLRAVSSYTGLEEIEEICKTYPHLVNSVDKDGNTPLHRHVTLGDGNVEIVNSLIAHGASITATNNEGNTPLHKHVTLGDGIVEIVNSLIAHGASIKATNNDGNTPLHQHVYFGYGEVEIVNSLIAHRASVTATNNRGNTPLHGHVECGRGNVEIVNSFIAHGASISATNNLGSTPLHKHVTFADGNVEILNSIIAHGASVTATDNEGNTPLHGHVRFGGNLEIVNSLIAHGASLKARNKRGQTPASALKDNSDISKEKKNTILKLLDIPVEILARGKSAIRSFQNELENGEIAVVNSRCMFLGKEGAGKTSCVKAMLGQRFKSNEPSTDGIAITTTLFQAIGKECDKWKKEDIDVMELNKKIREDALAEKLATQLIKEEMDDGEGSSDMSTSKSDSQLESSAISSLDPVKIGTSPKTPEHITANMEKQTSTETKFHLQENSRFKQTQRIFLSFNDFSLGEASTFDSRESDYTSLAVESARKVCPTREE; encoded by the exons GATGGAAACACACCGCTACATAGACATGTTACGCTTGGCGATGGTAATGTAGAGATAGTGAACAGTCTTATAGCTCACGGAGCATCAATCACAGcaacaaacaat GAGGGAAACACACCGCTACATAAACACGTTACGCTTGGCGATGGTATTGTAGAGATAGTGAACAGTCTCATTGCTCACGGAGCATCAATCAAAGcaacaaacaat GATGGAAACACACCGCTACATCAACACGTTTATTTTGGCTATGGTGAGGTAGAGATAGTGAACAGTCTCATAGCTCACCGAGCATCAGTTACAGcaacaaacaat AGAGGAAACACACCGCTACATGGACACGTTGAGTGTGGCCGTGGTAATGTAGAGATAGTGAACAGTTTTATAGCTCATGGAGCATCAATCTCAGcaacaaacaat CTTGGAAGCACACCGCTACATAAACACGTTACGTTTGCCGATGGTAATGTAGAGATATTGAACAGTATCATAGCTCACGGAGCATCAGTCACAGCAACAGACAAT GAGGGAAACACACCGCTACATGGACACGTTAGGTTTGGTGGTAATTTAGAAATAGTGAACAGTCTCATAGCCCACGGAGCATCACTTAAAGCAAGAAACAAG CGAGGACAAACACCAGCATCTGCTTTGAAGGATAATAGTGATATctccaaagaaaagaaaaatacgATATTGAAGTTACTTGACA TTCCAGTTGAAATATTAGCTAGAGGTAAGAGCGCAATTAGATCATTTCAAAATGAACTTGAAAATGGTGAGATTGCAGTTGTAAATTCAAGATGTATGTTTCTCGGGAAAGAAGGTGCTGGAAAAACTAGCTGTGTAAAGGCCATGCTTGGACAAAG atttaaatcCAACGAACCATCTACTGATGGTATTGCTATCACAACGACATTGTTTCAAGCAATTGGAAAAGAGTGTGACAAGTGGAAGAAGGAAGATATCGACG ttatgGAGCTCAACAAGAAAATACGGGAAGATGCACTTGCAGAAAAACTTGCAACACAGTTAATAAAGGAAGAAATGGATGATGGTGAAGGAAGTTCAGATATGTCAACATCTAAATCTGATTCCCAACTGGAATCATCAGCAATCTCTTCTTTGGATCCAGTAAAAATAG GAACATCCCCGAAAACGCCTGAACACATCACAGCAAATATGGAAAAACAAACGTCAACTGAAACCAAATTCCATTTACAAG AAAACTCCAGATTCAAGCAAACCCAGAGaatatttctttctttcaacGATTTTTCTTTAGGCGAGGCTTCTACATTTGATTCCAGAGAGTCTGATTACACGTCATTGGCAGTGGAATCGGCAAGAAAGG TTTGTccaaccagggaagagtga